Genomic DNA from Arthrobacter sp. B1I2:
TCCTTGAGCGTGCTGGTCATGATGCCTCCTTTTTGGTGCGGCGGAGAATAGCAATGAGCCGGAGTCCGATGACGATGGCCCCGACGGTGAGCACCACCAGCCACGCAAGGGCCATGGCACTGGAGCCATTGCTGGCGGCCACCAGGGCTGAGACGCAGAGGGCGGCTCCGAGCGCGACCCCGACCACGATGGATTCTGTATAGCGCCCGAGGACCCGGCAAACGGAGTTGTAGGCCTGCAGCACTGCATATGCCACCACTCCGGCGGCCAACAACCGCAGGGTGACGGTGGACGCATTGGCGTACCTGTCACCGAGCAAATGGAGCAGTGGGTGGGCGAGGACGATGAGGACCACGGCAGCGAGGCCGCCAACGAGGAGCGACCAACGGAAGCTCGCCCAGGTAGTCGCCGCCAGGCGGCCGGGTTCACGGACACCCTCCGAGAATTGGACGATGCCCATCAGCATTGGTGCAGTGTAGGCAGCCCAGGCCATCATCCATGCGGGATACCAGTAGGCTGCCACCTCTGGTGACACCATGTGCGCAAGCAGGAGCGGCAGCACCAGTCCCGGGGCGCGCTCGGTGAGCGTAAGAAGCTGGTTGGGAATTCCCATCTTGAGCAATGAACGTCCGCGTGCGGGGTGCAGGGACGGCCTTGGCCGGTAGCCGACCAGCCTTCTCAACTGGACACCACCGATGATACATGAAACGGCCGAGCCGAGGGTCCAGCAGGCCATTAACACGTCGGCCGAGGCACCGTGTGCCTGCCACGCCACGAGCGCTGCGGCACCAAGGGAAACCAACCCGCCCAGGGTGTACCTGAGCGTCGCGCTGCTGCCGCGTCCCAGCGCTACGAGCGCCTGGTCCAGCACGGTACACATGGTTCCTGTGACGGCAGCCACCACGAACGTCGCCCAGAAGAGAACAGACATCGAGGCCGTGTCCGGCGCCACGAACAACTCCAGCACAAGGTAGCCGAGGGCCAGTACCGTGCCGGCTACCCCCACGATGCCGAACGCCGCGTCCAGCACCCGTGCGGGCGGCTCCCCCCGCCCCACCGAGACGATTACGGCGGATCCAGTGCCCAAAACGGCTAGCTGGGTGCAGATCATCACAGCCGAAACGGCAGCAGTGGTGAGCCCGACCTCACGATCGAGCGCCGCGTGCGCGGCCACGACCCAGAAGGCGAAGCCCGTGCCCGTCTGGGCAGCCTTCGCCAGGACGAGGCCGAGCGAACTGCGCAGGGGGGAGTGCCGGACGACGGGCACGGTCTCCGATGGGGCGAGCTCATGTTCAGCCGTCACGACCTAAACCCCTCGCCATACCCGCATAGTTGTACCAGCAGAAGGCGATGTAATAGCGCAACCATTGGGGTTGGCCGGCAGCGAGGCTCAGCGCGCTGCCGCGGACTGCCGCGGCAGCGGGCAGGAGTGCTAGCCGTGCGCCGCTCCAGCCGTGCTTGCGGACCATCCGTCCGAGTCCTGTACCGTCCATGAGGAACTGGTCGAGTGCGAAGTCAAAATCGTCCGCGGCGAACCGGTGTTCGACCATGACCCGCTGCGACACTCCCGTCTTCATTCCTGATTGCCGCATCCGCCAACGCAGTTCGATGTCCTCACCGGACTTGAATGAGTCATCGAAACCCAGGCTAAGCATCACTTCCCGGTCGACGAGCGTCGCGACGAGTCCGAACCAGTTCCGGCTGCGGCCGGTGCGATGGTGATGTGCCAGCGCCTGCCCCCAGTAGCCCGGCCCGGCGACGCTCTCCAGGCCGGCCTGGAGAGCGTCGTACCCGTCCTCCACCATCTCAATGAGCAAGTCCGCGACCCCCGTGGCGCCGAACACCACGTCGGCATCCACGAGCAGGACCCAACGGGTGCTGCTGCTCTGGACACCGAGCGTTCGGGCCCAGGGCAGGCCGCGTCCTTCGTCACTTAGGACACGGGCACCGGCCGCCCGGGCAAGTTCGACAGTGCGGTCGGTGGATAACCCGTCCACCACGATGATTTCGGCGACACCGGACTGACGCAAGGCTTCCAGACAGCGCGGAAGCAGTTGCTCCGCGTTGCGGGCCGGAACGACCGCGGTGACGTCTGCTGTACTGTAGCCCACGGTGTCCCCCTCAGACCTGCTCGTCGAGGATCGACGGCAGCAACTCGTCCAGGTGCCGGACAATATCGTCTGACGCCTGGTCCGCGGAGTAGGCGGATGGGATTTGGAACAGGTGGCAGGGGCGTCCGTCAAGAGCTTTGCTCAAAACAAGCCCCTTCGCCGCAAAGTGCTCACGCCATGGGACGACGGACGTGGCAGCCAGTCCGGTCACGACCCGCTGCGAGAAGCCGGCCATCTCGATGTGGAAGTTGCCGATCATGCGGTCGACCATCCAGTCGCGCGACCTCTCGACAACCCGGGAGCGTGCGCCCTCGTACCGCTCGACATAGATGGCGGCCGCAAGCGGGGCCGAAGTGGTCACTTTCCGCCCTGGAAACGCGGCCTCCGCGGTGACCATCCGGTGCTCCGGCGACCACCGCCGGGAGAAGTCTGCCAGGCGTGGATAGCGGATAACGAACGGGTGCACCACGGTAGTGAGTCGCCCAATGCTCCCGGAGAACCGGGAAGGGACGAGTGGCTTGCGTGCACCCTCGAAGAGGTGCGGATAAATTGCACGGTGATGCGGCTTGATAAACATCGGCTTCGCGTAGCCGAGCAGCGTGGCATCCTCGGCGAGGAATGCCCAGTCGTCGCCCATGAACGACCACCCTTCACGCCGCATCAACTTGGCCGCGGTGCTCGTCTTACCGGTCCCGCCGGCAGCCGGAAGTGCGATCGCGTGGCCTCGGTAGGCCATCGTCGCCGCGTGGATCATGGCCGCTCCACGAGAGATCATGGCGGCATCGAGAACCGGTACCACGGAGGTCAGCAGCTCCCCCGGCCCGTGAACGCGCCACTGATCTCCATCCCTTACGACCTGGACGCGGTCAGCCTGGAAGCGCACACTGTTGTCCGTGTACGCCAACTCATGCTCGACCAAACCCGCGTCCGGCATGGGTTCCGGCCGGTCATCGACAATAATGTCAGGCTGCCGTTCAGTGTCGGAAGCGAAACACGCCAACATGCTCTGAAGCTGCCTCGCTGTGGGGGCCATCGCGTCGACGCTGATCGTGACGCGGCCGTGAATGTCGAAGTGCAGAGACTTCGCCCGCCTGGTGCTCATAGTCCTCCCCTGTCTGATTGGTGTCGGCCGAATGCAGCTCCGGCCCGGGCCAATCCACCCAGTGCCCGTAGACGGATTCGTAACCCCCGGCCGTGAAACTTCGCCGGCAGAATCGAGCGTAGGTTAGGCCTGCCAGGTAAACACCGGTAGTGAGTACTCGCCTTTTGCGCCGCCTCCTACGTGGGGAACGGCGCGCTTTCGGCAGGGCTGGGGGTGGAGGGACAGCTTTGAGTGCCGCGTTAAGTACGTTGGGGGTTTGCCTGGTTCAGCACGTCAGGTAGAGGGGGTATCCTGCGCATAAACGCGAACCCAGTCCACCCGCATCTCGCCTGGTCCGTCGGGAGTGCCGTCCGGGAACCAGTCCAGTTGCAGCGTCTGGTGCATCGATCCCGGCGGCTGGTGAGCGGGGTCGTTGTCCTCAAACCACTTCACCCCATCGACGTAGCCGACGATGCCGGCCGGAGACCAATCAACCGCATAATTGTGGAACCGGGTGAGATCCAGGGCCTTGGAAACTGACGTCTTCGAGTCCGAGCAGCCATAGTGATGGAAGAATTTGACGAGGTTCCAGTCCCCGGTCGTCTCCGTGTAGTCGACTTCGCCGTCACACGGCCAGTTCCCGCTGTCCGGCCACAGGATCGACACCATGTGGTACTCGTCGTCACCGGAGCCCGCCGCGCGGACCTCCCAGCGGCCGTACTTCTGGAGGCCGAACTTGGCGCTGATTCCGGCGGAAGTACCGTCCGATGTTCCGGTTATCACCATTTTTGATCCGTCCACCGCCACCTGGCGGGGGCTGCGCATACCGTTCCCTGCGTGTCCGGCGCTGTCGTACACGGACCACTTGGTGGGGTCCGGTGCGCCCGTGTAGTTGAATTCGTCGCCGGCGATCGGCGTGCCCCAGTCCAGACGTGCAGCCGCCGACCCGGTGACAGCCGACTCCGATGAAGGAGCCGGGCAGCCGGCCAGGAACAATGCCGCCATCCCGAGGGCGATCCAGCGTCGACGCATACCTCAGATGATAAGGGGCCCGGTACCTGCAGCGGGTTTTCCACATAGCCTCCGCGCCGGCTTCCTCCTCCGTCAGGGACGCCTAACCTTGAGTCAAGCGAATCGCCTATCCGGTCCAGATGCACTAAGATAGTGAAGTCTGTGCTGCGTCCCGCCTCCTTTCCGAGGCAAGACGTTGCACTGACTCGCAAATGAACCTCCTGTTACGGAAATACCGTAACCGCTTAGCCCAAAGGAGGTGGGTTCACATATGCGTCCTTACGAATTGATGGTAATCATCGACCCCGAGGTCGAAGAGCGTACCGTTGAGCCGTCGCTTCAGAAGTTCCTGAACGTCATCACCAACGATGGTGGAACCATCGAGAAGGTTGACATCTGGGGCCGTCGCCGCCTGGCTTACGAGATCAAGAAGAAGTCCGAAGGTATCTACGCCGTGGTGAAC
This window encodes:
- a CDS encoding polysaccharide biosynthesis protein produces the protein MTAEHELAPSETVPVVRHSPLRSSLGLVLAKAAQTGTGFAFWVVAAHAALDREVGLTTAAVSAVMICTQLAVLGTGSAVIVSVGRGEPPARVLDAAFGIVGVAGTVLALGYLVLELFVAPDTASMSVLFWATFVVAAVTGTMCTVLDQALVALGRGSSATLRYTLGGLVSLGAAALVAWQAHGASADVLMACWTLGSAVSCIIGGVQLRRLVGYRPRPSLHPARGRSLLKMGIPNQLLTLTERAPGLVLPLLLAHMVSPEVAAYWYPAWMMAWAAYTAPMLMGIVQFSEGVREPGRLAATTWASFRWSLLVGGLAAVVLIVLAHPLLHLLGDRYANASTVTLRLLAAGVVAYAVLQAYNSVCRVLGRYTESIVVGVALGAALCVSALVAASNGSSAMALAWLVVLTVGAIVIGLRLIAILRRTKKEAS
- the rpsF gene encoding 30S ribosomal protein S6, whose protein sequence is MRPYELMVIIDPEVEERTVEPSLQKFLNVITNDGGTIEKVDIWGRRRLAYEIKKKSEGIYAVVNFTAKPETAKELDRQLSLNETIMRTKITRPEEQKVVAE
- a CDS encoding glycoside hydrolase family 16 protein; translated protein: MRRRWIALGMAALFLAGCPAPSSESAVTGSAAARLDWGTPIAGDEFNYTGAPDPTKWSVYDSAGHAGNGMRSPRQVAVDGSKMVITGTSDGTSAGISAKFGLQKYGRWEVRAAGSGDDEYHMVSILWPDSGNWPCDGEVDYTETTGDWNLVKFFHHYGCSDSKTSVSKALDLTRFHNYAVDWSPAGIVGYVDGVKWFEDNDPAHQPPGSMHQTLQLDWFPDGTPDGPGEMRVDWVRVYAQDTPST
- a CDS encoding glycosyltransferase, producing MGYSTADVTAVVPARNAEQLLPRCLEALRQSGVAEIIVVDGLSTDRTVELARAAGARVLSDEGRGLPWARTLGVQSSSTRWVLLVDADVVFGATGVADLLIEMVEDGYDALQAGLESVAGPGYWGQALAHHHRTGRSRNWFGLVATLVDREVMLSLGFDDSFKSGEDIELRWRMRQSGMKTGVSQRVMVEHRFAADDFDFALDQFLMDGTGLGRMVRKHGWSGARLALLPAAAAVRGSALSLAAGQPQWLRYYIAFCWYNYAGMARGLGRDG